From one Amphiura filiformis chromosome 13, Afil_fr2py, whole genome shotgun sequence genomic stretch:
- the LOC140167916 gene encoding dnaJ homolog subfamily C member 22-like, translating into MGSKSLCITYLLWLIGGWIGLHHFYLCRDRHAFVWWCTFGGVFGLGWFRDLWRIPSYVESANEGQAFIEYYTSLLRTRQKPYFNITRFAGQLAVGWFFGLLATLTISEEFHSDHFYVRAIIVPFAVAVGVHLVGNIGREQVSLTSCLKGSYPLLLLFLSDPNMLTYMSLLSTIMAQRNRDFRRTPDKQRGFCTRVFILAFAGSLIITMWCSFLYFNASVTTEDGETIKLRDSIDNFFNSRVWKDFKETLRNIYEDAKVRGWQNVWNDFVKAMDPEGEENAYQVLGVDPNASSEEITKTYRKLVRVWHPDKHRNKDTEEGAAETFMKIQKAYETLSKIKARRSRKNEQSRRD; encoded by the exons ATGGGCAGCAAAAGTTTATGCATCACCTATCTACTCTGGCTAATAGGCGGTTGGATTGGACTCCATCATTTCTATCTCTGCCGAGATCGACATGCTTTCGTATGGTGGTGCACATTTGGGGGCGTCTTTGGACTTGGCTGGTTTCGCGATCTATGGCGAATCCCTTCCTACGTGGAATCTGCAAACGAAGGCCAGGCTTTTATAGAATATTACACATCTCTATTGAGAACTCGACAAAAACCTTATTTTAATATAACTCGATTCGCTGGTCAACTTGCAGTAGGATGGTTTTTCGGGTTACTAGCGACATTAACAATATCAGAAGAATTTCACAGTGATCACTTCTATGTGCGTGCAATTATTGTACCATTTGCCGTCGCTGTTGGTGTTCACCTTGTCGGTAACATAGGTAGAGAACAGGTGTCATTGACCTCATGCCTTAAGGGGTCGTACCCTCTTTTACTGTTATTCTTAAGTGATCCAAATATGTTAACTTATATGAGTTTACTAAGTACCATTATGGCACAGAGGAATAGAGATTTTCGTCGCACACCAGACAAACAGAGAGGATTTTGTACAAGAGTGTTTATATTAGCTTTTGCAG GTTCTCTCATAATCACCATGTGGTGTTCATTCCTATATTTCAATGCATCAGTCACTACCGAGGATGGCGAGACCATCAAGCTAAGAGATTCCATTGACAACTTTTTCAATTCTCGGGTTTGGAAGGACTTCAAGGAAACCTTGCGTAATATTTATGAGGATGCTAAGGTCAGAGGTTGGCAGAACGTTTGGAATGACTTTGTTAAGGCGATGGATCCAGAAGGAGAAGAAAATGCATACCAG GTGTTAGGGGTTGATCCAAATGCATCAAGTGAGGAGATTACTAAGACGTACCGCAAACTAGTCAGAGTGTGGCACCCTGATAAACACAGGAACAAAGACACAGAGGAAGGGGCAGCTgaaactttcatgaaaatccaaaaAGCGTACGAGACCTTATCTAAGATTAAAGCGAGGAGGTCGAGGAAAAATGAGCAGAGCAGAAGAGACTAA